Proteins encoded in a region of the Phacochoerus africanus isolate WHEZ1 chromosome 8, ROS_Pafr_v1, whole genome shotgun sequence genome:
- the EVA1B gene encoding LOW QUALITY PROTEIN: protein eva-1 homolog B (The sequence of the model RefSeq protein was modified relative to this genomic sequence to represent the inferred CDS: deleted 2 bases in 2 codons) — translation MDAPRRDMELLSNSLAAYAHIRANPESFGLYFVLGVCFGLLLTLCLLVISISCAPRPRPRGPAPRRDPRSSTLEAEDDDDDDDDEDTVTRLGPDDTLPGPELSAEPDGPLSVNVFTSAEELERAQRLEERERILREIWRTGQPDLLGTGTLGPSPTGTGTLSRMHYY, via the exons ATGGATGCCCCCCGAAGGGACATGGAGTTGCTCAGCAACAGCCTGGCGGCCTACGCGCACATCCGCG CTAACCCTGAGAGCTTTGGCCTCTACTTCGTGCTGGGCGTCTGCTTTGGCCTGCTGCTCACCCTGTGCCTACTAGTCATCAGCATCTCCTGCGCCCCGCGCCCGCGGCCCCGAGGCCCCGCTCCTCGCCGCGACCCTCGCAGCAGCACCCTAGAGGCTGAGGACgatgacgacgacgacgacgacgaggACACGGTGACGCGG CTGGGCCCTGACGACACGCTGCCGGGCCCGGAGCTCTCCGCGGAGCCCGACGGGCCCCTGAGCGTCAACGTCTTCACATCCGCGGAGGAGCTGGAGCGGGCACAGCGGCTGGAGGAGCGGGAACGGATCCTGCGGGAAATCTGGCGCACCGGACAGCCCGACCTGCTGGGCACCGGCACGCTGGGGCCCAGCCCCACG GGCACCGGCACCCTGAGCCGAATGCATTATTACTGA
- the SH3D21 gene encoding LOW QUALITY PROTEIN: SH3 domain-containing protein 21 (The sequence of the model RefSeq protein was modified relative to this genomic sequence to represent the inferred CDS: deleted 2 bases in 1 codon): MEVLVLAGYRAQKDDELSLAPGDVVRQVCKGPARGWLRGDLGGHCGLFPECLVQEIPETLRCSGEVPRPRCARRRGHPTKFPGPPRWCKVSFNYSPEQADELKLQTGEIVEVIKEIEDGWWLGKKNGQLGAFPSNFVELLDSGPPSLVNPDMTSISLGPQQPPKLSSLTYDSPPDYLRTVSHPETYRVLFDYHPEAPDELALRRGDEVKVLRKTTEDKGWWEGESQGRRGLFPDNFVLPPPPIKKLAPRKVVSRESAPIKEPKKVIPTTAIPPVKKLATSAAGPSKAKPSRTSSRDSQKRPSPTSSSRSSFLSKCPSLPGRKRSKTQASQQRSAASQKEEQISLAKAPHVNKTPTPKKALSPEKIPSPDKVLSPEKTLSLDKVPTPEETLTPDKFPTLEETPTLEEKAPTPEETLTLDKFPTLEETPTLEDKAPNPDRVFSVHEAQVPEVPSEDEAPGPKMAPPGDEAPTLGKVLTPMQASSEEASTGDNSQFQHFSLEEALPNARSLEASEAQSPEEIHIPEERPLSGVKHPLDKGDSSPLQSESQSKQGSMAALEKAHIREEATTFLEEPSAKYEAAPQKEGTLKEERSPEEVTPADRPHKPSRPVTPTLHTWVLQNLTDSKRDRDDVMRLKDEVEALRRSLEQMGLQMEKQLTDIWEELKSEREKRQLLEVQMKQRTQESRTRGSLHAQTQTH; encoded by the exons ATGG AGGTGCTGGTCCTGGCCGGATACCGCGCGCAGAAGGACGACGAGTTGAGCCTGGCGCCCGGGGACGTGGTCCGGCAGGTGTGCAAGGGCCCGGCACGGGGATGGCTGCGTGGAGACCTGGGGGGCCATTGTGGCCTCTTCCCCGAGTGCCTGGTGCAG GAAATCCCAGAGACTCTGCGCTGTTCCGGGGAGGTGCCGAGACCACGCTGTGCCCGCCGCCGAG GTCACCCCACCAAATTTCCAGGCCCCCCAAGATGGTGCAAAGTGAGTTTCAACTACAGCCCGGAGCAGGCGGACGAGCTGAAGCTGCAAACTGGGGAGATTGTGGAAGTCATAAAGGAG ATTGAGGACGGCTGGTGGCTGGGGAAGAAGAACGGGCAGCTGGGAGCCTTCCCATCCAACTTTGTGGAGTTGCTGGACAGTGGGCCCCCAA GCCTTGTTAACCCAGACATGACTTCAATCAGCCTTGGCCCCCAACAGCCTCCCAAG TTGAGCAGCTTGACCTATGACAGCCCTCCGGACTACCTGCGGACAG TCTCCCATCCTGAGACTTACAGGGTCCTGTTTGACTACCATCCCGAGGCCCCAGATGAGTTGGCACTGCGGAGGGGGGACGAGGTGAAAGTACTGAGGAAG ACCACAGAGGATAAGGGCTGGTGGGAAGGAGAGTCTCAAGGCAGAAGAGGACTCTTCCCAGATAACTTTGTGCTCCCACCACCCCCG ATTAAGAAGCTGGCCCCACGGAAAGTGGTATCCCGGGAATCAG ctcctATTAAGGAACCCAAAAAGGTGATTCCTACAACAGCCATCCCTCCAGTCAAGAAGCTAGCGACAAGCGCCGCTGGGCCCAGCAAAGCCAA GCCATCTCGGACATCCAGCAGAGACAGCCAGAAGCGCCCCTCCCCAACCTCCA GCTCCAGAAGCAGCTTCCTGAGTAAGTGTCCAAGCCTCCCTGGCAGAAAGCGATCCAAAACCCAGGCTTCCCAGCAACGCTCTGCAGCCAGTCAG AAAGAAGAGCAGATCAGCCTTGCAAAGGCTCCTCATGTGAATAAAACCCCAACACCAAAGAAGGCCCTCAGCCCAGAGAAGATTCCATCTCCGGATAAGGTCCTCAGCCCAGAGAAGACCCTGTCTCTGGATAAGGTCCCCACTCCAGAGGAAACCTTAACTCCAGATAAGTTCCCTACCCTAGAGGAGACCCCAACTCTGGAGGAAAAGGCCCCCACTCCAGAGGAAACCTTAACTCTAGATAAGTTCCCTACCCTAGAGGAGACCCCAACTCTGGAGGACAAGGCCCCCAACCCAGACAGGGTCTTTTCTGTGCATGAGGCCCAGGTCCCAGAAGTCCCATCGGAAGATGAAGCCCCTGGTCCAAAGATGGCCCCTCCTGGGGATGAAGCCCCCACCCTAGGAAAGGTCTTGACCCCGATGCAGGCGTCCTCTGAAGAGGCTTCCACTGGAGACAACTCTCAGTTCCAACACTTCTCTCTGGAGGAAGCCCTGCCAAATGCCAGGTCTCTTGAGGCCAGTGAGGCTCAATCCCCAGAGGAGATCCACATACCAGAGGAGCGCCCCCTCTCCGGAGTGAAGCATCCCCTGGATAAGGGGGACAGTTCCCCTCTCCAGTCGGAATCCCAGTCCAAGCAAGGATCCATGGCAGCCCTTGAGAAGGCCCACATCCGGGAAGAGGCTACCACCTTCCTGGAGGAGCCATCAGCGAAGTATGAGGCTGCCCCCCAAAAGGAGGGAACTCTCAAAGAAGAGAGGTCCCCTGAAGAGGTAACCCCGGCTGACAGACCCCACAAGCCATCACGCCCC GTGACTCCCACCCTCCACACCTGGGTCCTGCAAAATCTCACAGACAGTAAACGTGACAGAGACGACGTGATGAGGCTAAAGGACGAGGTGGAGGCTTTAAGGAGGTCGCTGGAGCAGATGGGGCTGCAGATGGA AAAGCAGCTGACCGACATCTGGGAGGAGCTGAAGAGCGAGAGGGAAAAGCGCCAGTTGCTGGAG GTGCAGATGAAGCAGAGGACCCAGGAGTCCCGGACTCGAGGCTCCCTCCACGCGCAGACGCAGACGCATTGA